From Arachis stenosperma cultivar V10309 chromosome 2, arast.V10309.gnm1.PFL2, whole genome shotgun sequence, one genomic window encodes:
- the LOC130961999 gene encoding uncharacterized protein LOC130961999 isoform X2 gives MELRTLCCGLTSQPLQFSNHHRRLTSSQALRTRAPFGFRFADTSKCLKWVSKGPTYLELDRFQRPLLMHASDSNVNGGLEVRPNRNSSVAVTSYNGIEPFRGKPGSVSFYGITFQSVEEGKLESAPFEKEESSYFWLLAPVVLISSLILPQFFIGNVVETFFNDVILVDVMSSFFVEATFYIGLAIFLLVTDRVQRPYLEYSSKRWDLITGLRGYRYSAAFTMGLKIVVPLALLWMTSPVIPMATVVAITPFLVGCVAQIAFERFLDKRRTSCWPLVPIIFELFRLYQLTRAANFAERLMFSLKGLALTPEVLERTGALFAMMVVYRMVMGSMVLHAAVMEVSNKSDGVIRWSNY, from the exons ATGGAACTTCGAACCCTTTGTTGTGGTCTTACCTCTCAGCCTCTCCAATTCTCTAATCATCATCGTCGTTTAACCTCA TCACAAGCGCTTCGAACCCGCGCCCCATTCGGATTTCGGTTTGCAGACACATCCAAAT GTTTGAAATGGGTGAGTAAAGGGCCTACATATTTGGAATTGGATAGATTCCAAAGGCCTCTTCTAATGCACGCTTCTGATTCAAATGTAAATGGTGGGTTGGAGGTTCGCCCAAACCGAAATTCTAGTGTAGCGGTTACTAGTTATAATGGGATAGAACCATTTCGAGGTAAACCAGGCTCTGTTTCCTTCTACGGTATTACATTCCAGTCTGTTGAAGAAGGGAAGTTGGAATCTGCACCCTTTGAAAAAGAGGAAAGCTCATACTTCTGGCTTTTAGCTCCTGTTGTGCTCATATCCTCTTTGATTTTGCCACAGTTCTTTATTGGAAATGTAGTTGAAACTTTCTTTAACGATGTGATCCTAGTAG ATGTTATGAGCTCATTCTTTGTTGAGGCCACATTCTACATTGGACTTGCAATATTTCTGCTTGTGACTGATCGCGTCCAGAGGCCATATTTGGAGTATAGCTCAAAAAGATGGGATCTGATCACCGGCCTCAGAGGATACCGCTACTCTGCTGCCTTCACAATGGGTTTGAAGATTGTTGTTCCTCTCGCTCTTCTGTGGATGACTTCTCCAGTGATTCCCATGGCAACTGTTGTGGCTATAACCCCCTTTTTAGTCGGCTGTGTTGCTCAAATTGCATTTGAGAGATTTTTGGACAAGCGTCGGACATCATGCTGGCCCCTTGTCCCAATTATCTTCGag TTATTCAGACTGTATCAGCTTACAAGGGCAGCTAATTTTGCGGAGAGGTTGATGTTCTCTTTGAAGGGACTTGCTTTGACACCAGAAGTGCTGGAACGAACTGGAGCTTTATTTGCAATGATG GTGGTGTATCGCATGGTTATGGGGTCTATGGTGCTTCATGCCGCTGTGATGGAGGTGTCAAACAAATCGGACGGAGTAATCCGATGGTCCAATTACTGA
- the LOC130961665 gene encoding uncharacterized protein LOC130961665, producing MELGALCCSLPSQPLQFSNRRIISVSSNPQAPGTRTTFGFQTPSLSFACASKCLKWVDTRPSISLMHASDSNVFVTSDDVVELVSGKSGSCSFHGMTYPSVEGGKLKNASFEKKDNSFFWLLAPAAFISCLILPRFFLRDVVEAFIKDPRLVDIVSSLFSEILFYIGFATFLLVADNVQNPYLEFSSKRWGLITGLKGYLYSAIFTTGLKIIVPVLLLYMTWSVVSLEAIVTIGPFLVGCVAQFAFETYLNQRESSCWPIVPIIFEVYRMYQVSKAANFAEILLFAMRELPSTPAMKERSGALFAIMVTFQLLGMVCLWSLMTFLVRLFPSRPVADNY from the exons ATGGAACTTGGTGCCCTTTGTTGTAGTCTTCCCTCTCAACCTCTCCAATTCTCTAATCGCCGTATTATCTCAGTGAGTAGTAATCCACAAGCGCCTGGAACTCGCACCACATTCGGATTTCAGACACCAAGTTTGAGCTTTGCATGCGCGTCCAAAT GTTTGAAGTGGGTAGATACAAGGCCTTCAATTTctcttatgcatgcatctgaTTCTAATGTATTTGTTACTTCTGATGATGTGGTGGAGCTAGTAAGTGGTAAATCAGGCTCGTGTTCTTTTCATGGGATGACATACCCGTCGGTAGAAGGAGGAAAATTGAAAAATGCCTCCTTTGAAAAAAAGGACAACTCTTTTTTCTGGCTTTTAGCTCCTGCTGCATTCATATCCTGTCTGATTCTGCCGCGATTTTTTCTTAGGGATGTGGTTGAGGCTTTCATTAAGGATCCGAGACTAGTAG ATATTGTGAGTTCATTATTTTCCGAGATCTTGTTCTACATTGGATTTGCTACGTTTCTGCTCGTGGCTGATAATGTCCAGAATCCTTATTTGGAGTTTAGCTCAAAAAGATGGGGTCTCATCACTGGCCTCAAAGGATACCTATACTCTGCCATCTTCACAACGGGTCTGAAGATTATTGTTCCTGTCCTTCTGTTGTACATGACCTGGTCAGTGGTTTCCCTGGAAGCTATTGTGACTATAGGTCCATTTTTAGTTGGTTGTGTTGCTCAATTTGCGTTCGAGACATATTTGAACCAACGCGAGTCATCTTGCTGGCCTATAGTCCCAATTATATTTGAG GTATATAGAATGTATCAGGTTTCAAAAGCGGCTAATTTTGCTGAGATATTGTTGTTTGCTATGAGGGAGCTTCCTTCCACACCAGCAATGAAGGAACGAAGTGGAGCTCTGTTTGCAATCATGGTGACCTTTCAATTACTAGGGATGGTGTGCCTTTGGTCATTGATGACATTTCTTGTGAGGCTTTTCCCTTCTAGGCCTGTAGCAGACAATTATTGA
- the LOC130961999 gene encoding uncharacterized protein LOC130961999 isoform X1, with the protein MELRTLCCGLTSQPLQFSNHHRRLTSSQALRTRAPFGFRFADTSKCLKWVSKGPTYLELDRFQRPLLMHASDSNVNGGLEVRPNRNSSVAVTSYNGIEPFRGKPGSVSFYGITFQSVEEGKLESAPFEKEESSYFWLLAPVVLISSLILPQFFIGNVVETFFNDVILVDVMSSFFVEATFYIGLAIFLLVTDRVQRPYLEYSSKRWDLITGLRGYRYSAAFTMGLKIVVPLALLWMTSPVIPMATVVAITPFLVGCVAQIAFERFLDKRRTSCWPLVPIIFELFRLYQLTRAANFAERLMFSLKGLALTPEVLERTGALFAMMVTFQALAILCIWSLMTFLLRLFPSSSRNVLENNY; encoded by the exons ATGGAACTTCGAACCCTTTGTTGTGGTCTTACCTCTCAGCCTCTCCAATTCTCTAATCATCATCGTCGTTTAACCTCA TCACAAGCGCTTCGAACCCGCGCCCCATTCGGATTTCGGTTTGCAGACACATCCAAAT GTTTGAAATGGGTGAGTAAAGGGCCTACATATTTGGAATTGGATAGATTCCAAAGGCCTCTTCTAATGCACGCTTCTGATTCAAATGTAAATGGTGGGTTGGAGGTTCGCCCAAACCGAAATTCTAGTGTAGCGGTTACTAGTTATAATGGGATAGAACCATTTCGAGGTAAACCAGGCTCTGTTTCCTTCTACGGTATTACATTCCAGTCTGTTGAAGAAGGGAAGTTGGAATCTGCACCCTTTGAAAAAGAGGAAAGCTCATACTTCTGGCTTTTAGCTCCTGTTGTGCTCATATCCTCTTTGATTTTGCCACAGTTCTTTATTGGAAATGTAGTTGAAACTTTCTTTAACGATGTGATCCTAGTAG ATGTTATGAGCTCATTCTTTGTTGAGGCCACATTCTACATTGGACTTGCAATATTTCTGCTTGTGACTGATCGCGTCCAGAGGCCATATTTGGAGTATAGCTCAAAAAGATGGGATCTGATCACCGGCCTCAGAGGATACCGCTACTCTGCTGCCTTCACAATGGGTTTGAAGATTGTTGTTCCTCTCGCTCTTCTGTGGATGACTTCTCCAGTGATTCCCATGGCAACTGTTGTGGCTATAACCCCCTTTTTAGTCGGCTGTGTTGCTCAAATTGCATTTGAGAGATTTTTGGACAAGCGTCGGACATCATGCTGGCCCCTTGTCCCAATTATCTTCGag TTATTCAGACTGTATCAGCTTACAAGGGCAGCTAATTTTGCGGAGAGGTTGATGTTCTCTTTGAAGGGACTTGCTTTGACACCAGAAGTGCTGGAACGAACTGGAGCTTTATTTGCAATGATGGTAACCTTCCAAGCACTGGCGATTTTGTGCATTTGGTCATTGATGACGTTTCTTTTGAGGCTTTTCCCTTCTAGCTCTAGGAATGTACTAGAAAACAATTACTGA